A region from the Arcobacter sp. F2176 genome encodes:
- a CDS encoding 50S ribosomal protein L23: MADITDIKAILYTEKTIELQESGVIVVQTSPRMTKSGLKDVFKEYFGVTPSKVNSLKQSGKVKRFRGKIGKRADFKKFYVTLPEGAEIANLSA, encoded by the coding sequence ATGGCAGATATTACAGATATTAAAGCAATATTATACACAGAAAAAACTATTGAGTTACAAGAAAGTGGTGTAATCGTTGTTCAGACTAGTCCTAGAATGACTAAAAGCGGATTAAAAGATGTTTTTAAAGAATATTTTGGAGTTACACCTTCAAAAGTTAATTCATTAAAACAAAGTGGTAAAGTTAAAAGATTTAGAGGGAAAATCGGTAAAAGAGCTGATTTCAAAAAATTCTATGTAACATTACCTGAGGGCGCTGAAATAGCGAACCTTTCAGCATAA
- the rpsJ gene encoding 30S ribosomal protein S10, which produces MEKIRLKLKAYDHRVLDRSVASIVEAVKRTGAELRGPIPLPTKIRRYTVIKGPHVNKDSREQFEIRVHSRMIDIVSATPDTVDSLMKLDLAPEVDVEVRSMGQE; this is translated from the coding sequence ATGGAAAAAATAAGATTAAAGCTTAAGGCTTACGATCACAGAGTTTTAGACAGAAGTGTTGCTTCAATTGTTGAAGCTGTTAAGAGAACTGGTGCTGAGTTGAGAGGTCCTATACCTTTACCAACTAAAATCAGAAGATATACAGTAATCAAAGGTCCTCACGTAAATAAAGATTCAAGAGAACAATTCGAAATCAGAGTTCATTCAAGAATGATTGATATCGTATCTGCAACTCCTGATACAGTAGATTCATTAATGAAACTTGACTTAGCTCCTGAAGTTGATGTTGAAGTTAGATCTATGGGTCAAGAATAA
- the rplC gene encoding 50S ribosomal protein L3, which translates to MEFIVEKIGMSRTVSVPAVPVTLLKVLDTKVCEVTDGVAIVSYSNGKKFNKTIEGQQKKYNLSKEFNRFATMEVANTEAGDLDVSGLAEAKILKTTFKTKGRGFSGAVKRWNFAGGRASHGHRMGKRTGSIGNAEWPGRVQPGKKMPGQYGNTNVSVKNEIFSFDAETGILAVKGSVSGPNGGLGKVRIAK; encoded by the coding sequence ATGGAATTTATCGTAGAAAAAATTGGTATGAGTAGAACTGTTTCAGTTCCTGCTGTTCCTGTTACACTTTTAAAAGTTCTTGATACAAAAGTATGTGAAGTAACTGATGGTGTAGCAATTGTATCATATAGTAATGGTAAGAAATTTAACAAGACTATAGAAGGGCAACAAAAAAAATACAACTTATCTAAAGAATTCAATAGATTTGCAACTATGGAAGTAGCAAATACTGAAGCTGGAGATTTAGATGTATCTGGATTAGCAGAAGCTAAAATTTTAAAAACTACTTTTAAAACTAAAGGTAGAGGTTTCTCTGGTGCAGTTAAAAGATGGAACTTTGCTGGTGGTAGAGCATCACATGGTCATAGAATGGGAAAAAGAACTGGTTCAATCGGTAATGCTGAGTGGCCAGGTAGAGTTCAACCAGGTAAAAAAATGCCAGGACAATACGGAAATACAAATGTAAGTGTTAAAAATGAAATTTTCTCTTTTGATGCTGAGACAGGTATTTTAGCTGTTAAAGGTTCAGTATCTGGACCAAATGGTGGATTAGGAAAAGTAAGGATTGCTAAATGA
- the rplD gene encoding 50S ribosomal protein L4: MSNAVVVKTSELPETFKDVNSHNLYLYVKSYLAAQRANTARVKNRTEVRGGGKKPKAQKGSGGARWGSKRSPLFVGGGQVFGPSARNYNQKINKKQKVLALRFAINTHVEKESLFVVDSVKLESGKTKDAVAVINELKQRDTLIIVDTIDEKTYLAYRNIKNCYMIEKQEVNAYIAAAYHSILVEKSVLEALKEA, from the coding sequence ATGAGTAATGCAGTAGTAGTAAAAACAAGTGAATTACCTGAAACATTTAAAGATGTTAATTCACATAACTTATACTTATATGTAAAATCATACCTAGCAGCTCAAAGAGCAAACACAGCTAGAGTAAAAAACAGAACTGAAGTTAGAGGTGGTGGTAAAAAACCTAAAGCTCAAAAAGGTTCTGGTGGTGCAAGATGGGGTTCTAAAAGATCACCATTATTTGTTGGAGGTGGACAAGTATTTGGACCATCTGCTAGAAATTACAATCAAAAAATTAACAAAAAACAAAAAGTTTTAGCATTAAGATTTGCTATTAATACTCATGTTGAAAAAGAGTCTTTATTTGTAGTTGATTCTGTTAAATTAGAATCAGGTAAAACTAAAGATGCGGTTGCAGTTATAAATGAATTAAAACAAAGAGATACTTTAATCATCGTTGATACAATTGATGAGAAAACTTACTTAGCGTATAGAAACATTAAGAACTGTTATATGATTGAAAAACAAGAAGTAAATGCTTATATTGCAGCTGCTTATCACTCAATCTTAGTTGAGAAGTCAGTTCTTGAAGCATTAAAAGAGGCATAA